One genomic window of Candidatus Edwardsbacteria bacterium includes the following:
- the speD gene encoding adenosylmethionine decarboxylase has translation MVKYKERNIFRAKDTKVEVKPIKKLKLYGFNNLTKTLSFNMYDICHAKGLKYSEDYIKYIDEEYNAARLTKILKEVASIIGAKVLNIAQQDYDPQGASVTMLISEQHLQLDHPDFPDAPAENIQSETVVGHLDKSHITVHTYPESHPQNGISTFRADIDVSTCGVISPLKALNYLLDAFYSDIAVIDYRVRGFTRDLSGRKYFIDHKINSIQNYLYKDVNKDYQLIDTNVYHENIFHTKMLLRDFNIDDYIFGRSTSKLRARDKVNIKKKLLKEMAEIFFAENI, from the coding sequence ATGGTGAAATACAAGGAAAGAAATATCTTCCGGGCCAAGGATACCAAGGTCGAGGTCAAGCCCATCAAAAAACTTAAACTTTACGGGTTCAACAATCTGACCAAGACCCTCAGTTTTAACATGTACGATATCTGCCATGCCAAGGGGCTCAAGTACAGCGAGGACTACATCAAGTACATCGACGAGGAATACAACGCCGCCCGGCTGACCAAGATCCTCAAGGAGGTGGCCTCCATCATCGGGGCCAAGGTGCTGAACATCGCCCAGCAGGATTACGATCCGCAGGGCGCCAGCGTCACCATGCTGATCTCGGAACAACACCTGCAGCTGGACCACCCCGATTTTCCCGATGCCCCGGCCGAGAATATCCAGTCGGAAACGGTGGTGGGCCATCTGGACAAGAGCCACATCACCGTTCATACCTATCCCGAGAGCCACCCCCAAAACGGCATCAGCACCTTCCGGGCCGACATCGACGTCTCCACCTGCGGGGTGATCTCGCCGCTGAAGGCCCTGAACTATCTGCTGGACGCCTTCTATTCCGATATCGCGGTGATCGACTACCGGGTGCGGGGATTCACCAGGGACCTCAGTGGACGGAAATATTTCATAGACCACAAGATAAATTCCATCCAGAATTACCTCTACAAGGATGTCAACAAGGACTACCAGCTGATAGACACCAATGTCTACCACGAGAACATCTTTCACACCAAGATGCTGCTGCGGGATTTCAACATAGATGATTACATCTTCGGCCGGAGCACCAGCAAGCTGAGGGCCCGTGATAAGGTGAACATCAAGAAGAAACTGCTGAAGGAGATGGCGGAGATATTCTTCGCCGAAAACATCTAG
- a CDS encoding tetratricopeptide repeat protein: MIPRTIRHKYPLRQWWTWGGDPVRYYPFSVLSAQAGILQLNGQWERAEAIMVRNVEVSETWADPALAAQVRHQLSSLLVHQGRYDQARALADGAYQAFRKLGLASGLVDALEVLGQVCEFTGDYARALEHYREQLELAEKDGSQLLLAQAWSNLGNLHKAAGRFEQAGDSYLKLKEIAQRTGLKKFLRTAYNNLGNILRSQGRIDQALEYFRRALGLSAEMGDRWSGMAALNNIGTIYSARLEYGPALECYASLLEAAQKLGDRRSIGIALGNLGNTHLELGDHPKAREFYSQRLELARSLGDRKGQMYTLGNLGQSHLQTGDHQSALRCFRQQLGIAQEMGDLGNEAEARSKLGQALLSLGRKEESLQENLKAVELGEQSGDQWYFCEYLIHLAEAWLASGKHRQAGPVLAKAQELCRKMDRRNLLDYCRELEEKLRA; encoded by the coding sequence CCGGTCCGCTACTATCCCTTTTCGGTGCTGTCGGCCCAGGCCGGCATCCTCCAGCTTAACGGCCAGTGGGAACGGGCCGAGGCCATCATGGTCCGGAACGTCGAGGTTTCGGAAACCTGGGCCGACCCGGCCTTGGCCGCCCAGGTCCGCCACCAGCTGTCGTCTCTCCTGGTCCACCAGGGACGCTATGATCAGGCCCGGGCCCTGGCCGATGGGGCCTATCAGGCCTTCCGGAAGCTGGGCCTGGCGTCCGGCCTGGTGGATGCTCTGGAGGTGCTGGGGCAGGTCTGCGAATTCACCGGAGACTACGCCCGGGCCCTGGAGCATTACCGCGAACAGCTAGAGCTGGCCGAAAAGGATGGCAGTCAGCTGCTGCTGGCCCAGGCCTGGAGCAACCTGGGCAACCTGCATAAGGCGGCCGGGCGGTTCGAGCAGGCCGGGGATAGCTACCTTAAGCTCAAGGAGATAGCCCAGCGGACCGGGCTGAAGAAATTCCTAAGAACGGCCTACAACAACCTGGGAAACATCCTGCGCAGCCAGGGCAGGATCGACCAGGCCCTGGAATATTTCCGTCGGGCCCTGGGCCTTTCGGCCGAAATGGGCGACCGCTGGTCTGGCATGGCGGCCCTGAACAACATCGGCACCATCTATTCGGCCAGGCTGGAATACGGGCCGGCCCTAGAATGCTACGCCTCGCTGCTGGAGGCCGCCCAAAAGCTGGGCGACCGGCGGAGCATAGGGATCGCCTTGGGCAACCTGGGCAATACCCATCTGGAATTGGGCGACCATCCCAAGGCCCGGGAATTCTACTCCCAGCGCCTGGAGTTAGCCCGTTCCCTGGGCGACCGGAAGGGGCAGATGTACACCCTGGGCAACCTGGGTCAGTCGCATCTGCAGACAGGGGATCATCAATCAGCCCTGAGATGTTTCCGGCAGCAGCTGGGGATCGCCCAAGAGATGGGCGACCTGGGCAACGAGGCCGAGGCCCGCTCCAAGCTGGGCCAGGCCCTGCTGTCCTTGGGCCGGAAAGAGGAATCACTGCAGGAGAACCTGAAGGCAGTGGAGCTGGGGGAACAGAGCGGCGACCAGTGGTACTTCTGCGAATACCTGATCCACCTGGCCGAGGCCTGGCTGGCATCCGGAAAACATCGGCAGGCAGGCCCGGTACTGGCCAAGGCCCAAGAGCTTTGCCGGAAGATGGATCGCAGGAATCTGCTGGATTATTGCCGGGAGCTGGAGGAAAAGCTCAGGGCCTGA